In one Brassica oleracea var. oleracea cultivar TO1000 chromosome C9, BOL, whole genome shotgun sequence genomic region, the following are encoded:
- the LOC106318715 gene encoding F-box protein At5g03970 isoform X5: MESNPSVHEVLNTFDTLSEILLLLPPEETYKLILVSKRWLQIISSPFFRHAYLAIWKPNFHLIGFFISNTSYVGKKHVERVRRPRSESSMPLLSTSSLGDEVETSGALKKLGYYIDSSNGVLLCGRHPKAYYLWDPVTKKQHKIPRHRVHFEEVCMSLITEDCPVEGFSYKVVRGECVSYAAHSSKVRVEIYSSKTTTWSYSELACNEAVSLTPWTAGRVIKGVVYWHATGGKVAIYDTEDEEKRIDVIKLPKTFNYDEQVLGESSDGCLQYGWSNKSVMEIWKLEKVGEVLEWTIQFKVNFKAMWRLNPVESARFSTRTKETQLLAFFNQNSDSVFIRCDSHICVFDTKTQRVEEVQYQGRGSSFVWDYCKVLPYFQLSWPCSSSSLLEEGNI; encoded by the coding sequence ATGGAGTCTAACCCCAGCGTTCACGAGGTTCTCAACACGTTCGACACTCTCTCCGAGATCCTCCTCCTCTTACCACCTGAGGAGACATACAAGCTCATCCTCGTCTCTAAGCGCTGGCTCCAAATCATCTCCAGCCCTTTCTTCCGCCACGCCTACCTCGCCATATGGAAACCAAACTTCCACCTCATCGGCTTCTTCATCTCCAACACCTCCTACGTCGGCAAGAAGCACGTGGAGCGTGTCCGCCGCCCTCGCTCCGAATCCTCCATGCCCTTGCTCTCTACCAGCAGTTTAGGCGACGAGGTGGAAACCTCTGGAGCCCTCAAGAAGCTTGGTTACTACATTGACTCTTCGAACGGTGTGCTTCTCTGTGGACGCCATCCGAAAGCTTACTACTTGTGGGATCCGGTTACAAAGAAGCAGCATAAGATCCCGAGGCATAGGGTTCATTTCGAGGAGGTTTGTATGTCTTTGATCACCGAGGATTGTCCTGTTGAAGGTTTTAGCTACAAGGTGGTCCGTGGGGAGTGTGTATCTTATGCGGCGCATAGTAGTAAGGTGAGAGTGGAGATTTATTCTTCTAAGACCACCACGTGGAGCTACTCTGAGCTGGCTTGCAATGAGGCGGTGTCTCTCACTCCTTGGACTGCAGGGAGAGTGATTAAAGGTGTGGTGTATTGGCACGCCACGGGAGGTAAAGTTGCCATCTATGACACAGAAGATGAGGAGAAAAGGATCGATGTGATAAAGCTTCCCAAGACGTTTAACTACGATGAGCAGGTTCTGGGAGAATCCTCTGACGGGTGTTTGCAATACGGATGGAGTAATAAGTCTGTGATGGAGATATGGAAGCTGGAGAAGGTAGGCGAGGTTCTTGAGTGGACCATTCAGTTTAAGGTGAATTTCAAGGCCATGTGGAGGTTGAACCCGGTGGAGTCTGCGAGGTTCAGCACTAGGACTAAAGAGACGCAGCTGCTTGCGTTCTTCAACCAAAACTCGGACTCGGTTTTCATCAGATGCGACTCGCACATCTGCGTGTTTGACACGAAGACTCAGAGGGTTGAAGAGGTTCAGTACCAAGGACGTGGGTCTTCGTTCGTTTGGGATTACTGCAAAGTCTTGCCTTACTTTCAGCTATCTTGGCCTTGTTCTTCTTCTTCTCTGCTGGAAGAAGGAAACATCTGA
- the LOC106315364 gene encoding LOW QUALITY PROTEIN: GDSL esterase/lipase At5g03980 (The sequence of the model RefSeq protein was modified relative to this genomic sequence to represent the inferred CDS: deleted 1 base in 1 codon): MSTATTKALSLLVLLFFVSLVHATDPCLINSIYQFGDSIADTGNLIRNGPTGASTPAPQPIPQRKHHATVFFSNGVNFAVAGSTALNSSFFTSRNLHVPATNTPLSTQLSWFKSHLRSTCHSPSCLKQSLIMMGEIGGNDYNYGFFQGKSTEEIRSYIPHVVGAIAAAAREVIRAGAVNVVVPGNFPIGCFPIYLTSFPVNDPKAYDDKGCLIRLNEFAVDHNNQLQEAISSLQKEFPGVVIVYGDYYNAFQYVLRGSVGFDKSVALKSCCGVGGGYNYDGMRQCGAVGVPVCQNPDKFISWDGVHLTQKAYRFMSKFLNYKILPQLKCGGA; this comes from the exons ATGTCGACAGCAACAACGAAAGCATTATCGCTTCTCGTTCTTCTGTTCTTTGTGTCCCTCGTCCACGCAACAGATCCATGTCTGATCAACTCCATCTACCAATTCGGAGACTCCATAGCCGACACCGGGAACCTAATCCGCAACGGTCCTACCGGA GCTTCAACTCCCGCTCCTCAACCCATACCTCAACGTAAACACCACGCAACCGTCTTC TTCAGTAACGGAGTTAACTTCGCCGTCGCCGGAAGCACCGCCTTAAACAGCTCTTTCTTCACCTCAAGAAACCTCCACGTACCGGCAACGAACACTCCTCTCTCAACTCAGCTCTCTTGGTTCAAGTCTCATCTACGTTCCACGTGTCACAGCCCATCTTGTTTGAAGCAGTCTCTCATCATGATGGGTGAGATAGGAGGAAACGACTACAACTACGGTTTCTTCCAAGGCAAGTCAACGGAAGAGATCAGAAGCTACATACCTCACGTGGTCGGAGCCATCGCAGCCGCGGCTAGAGAAGTGATCCGAGCCGGTGCGGTTAACGTGGTCGTACCGGGAAACTTCCCCATCGGATGTTTCCCGATTTACTTGACGTCTTTCCCTGTGAACGATCCAAAAGCTTACGACGACAAGGGATGCTTGATTCGTCTTAACGAGTTCGCCGTGGATCACAACAACCAACTCCAAGAAGCTATATCTTCTTTGCAAAAGGAGTTTCCTGGTGTGGTTATCGTCTACGGAGATTACTACAACGCGTTTCAGTATGTTCTGCGCGGTTCTGTGGGATTCGACAAGAGTGTAGCTTTGAAGTCGTGTTGTGGTGTCGGTGGAGGTTATAACTACGATGGAATGAGACAGTGCGGAGCTGTGGGAGTGCCGGTTTGTCAGAATCCAGACAAGTTTATAAGCTGGGACGGAGTGCATTTGACTCAGAAGGCGTATAGATTCATGTCTAAGTTCTTGAACTACAAGATTCTTCCACAGTTAAAGTGTGGTGGAGCTTAA
- the LOC106318715 gene encoding F-box protein At5g03970 isoform X3 — protein MSTSCHCEVVDASSYKAFFSTLRLPSRAKTRLGMESNPSVHEVLNTFDTLSEILLLLPPEETYKLILVSKRWLQIISSPFFRHAYLAIWKPNFHLIGFFISNTSYVGKKHVERVRRPRSESSMPLLSTSSLGDEVETSGALKKLGYYIDSSNGVLLCGRHPKAYYLWDPVTKKQHKIPRHRVHFEEVCMSLITEDCPVEGFSYKVVRGECVSYAAHSSKVRVEIYSSKTTTWSYSELACNEAVSLTPWTAGRVIKGVVYWHATGGKVAIYDTEDEEKRIDVIKLPKTFNYDEQVLGESSDGCLQYGWSNKSVMEIWKLEKVGEVLEWTIQFKVNFKAMWRLNPVESARFSTRTKETQLLAFFNQNSDSVFIRCDSHICVFDTKTQRVEEVQYQGRGSSFVWDYCKVLPYFQLSWPCSSSSLLEEGNI, from the exons ATGTCGACATCATGTCACTGCGAGGTAGTCGATGCGTCGTCTTACAAAGCTTTCTTCTCCACACTACGTCTTCCCTCAAG GGCGAAAACAAGATTGGGAATGGAGTCTAACCCCAGCGTTCACGAGGTTCTCAACACGTTCGACACTCTCTCCGAGATCCTCCTCCTCTTACCACCTGAGGAGACATACAAGCTCATCCTCGTCTCTAAGCGCTGGCTCCAAATCATCTCCAGCCCTTTCTTCCGCCACGCCTACCTCGCCATATGGAAACCAAACTTCCACCTCATCGGCTTCTTCATCTCCAACACCTCCTACGTCGGCAAGAAGCACGTGGAGCGTGTCCGCCGCCCTCGCTCCGAATCCTCCATGCCCTTGCTCTCTACCAGCAGTTTAGGCGACGAGGTGGAAACCTCTGGAGCCCTCAAGAAGCTTGGTTACTACATTGACTCTTCGAACGGTGTGCTTCTCTGTGGACGCCATCCGAAAGCTTACTACTTGTGGGATCCGGTTACAAAGAAGCAGCATAAGATCCCGAGGCATAGGGTTCATTTCGAGGAGGTTTGTATGTCTTTGATCACCGAGGATTGTCCTGTTGAAGGTTTTAGCTACAAGGTGGTCCGTGGGGAGTGTGTATCTTATGCGGCGCATAGTAGTAAGGTGAGAGTGGAGATTTATTCTTCTAAGACCACCACGTGGAGCTACTCTGAGCTGGCTTGCAATGAGGCGGTGTCTCTCACTCCTTGGACTGCAGGGAGAGTGATTAAAGGTGTGGTGTATTGGCACGCCACGGGAGGTAAAGTTGCCATCTATGACACAGAAGATGAGGAGAAAAGGATCGATGTGATAAAGCTTCCCAAGACGTTTAACTACGATGAGCAGGTTCTGGGAGAATCCTCTGACGGGTGTTTGCAATACGGATGGAGTAATAAGTCTGTGATGGAGATATGGAAGCTGGAGAAGGTAGGCGAGGTTCTTGAGTGGACCATTCAGTTTAAGGTGAATTTCAAGGCCATGTGGAGGTTGAACCCGGTGGAGTCTGCGAGGTTCAGCACTAGGACTAAAGAGACGCAGCTGCTTGCGTTCTTCAACCAAAACTCGGACTCGGTTTTCATCAGATGCGACTCGCACATCTGCGTGTTTGACACGAAGACTCAGAGGGTTGAAGAGGTTCAGTACCAAGGACGTGGGTCTTCGTTCGTTTGGGATTACTGCAAAGTCTTGCCTTACTTTCAGCTATCTTGGCCTTGTTCTTCTTCTTCTCTGCTGGAAGAAGGAAACATCTGA
- the LOC106318715 gene encoding F-box protein At5g03970 isoform X1, with the protein MDPDPGLDASPGPSIHVDIMSLRGSRCVVLQSFLLHTTSSLKSFSMSCSVRAKTRLGMESNPSVHEVLNTFDTLSEILLLLPPEETYKLILVSKRWLQIISSPFFRHAYLAIWKPNFHLIGFFISNTSYVGKKHVERVRRPRSESSMPLLSTSSLGDEVETSGALKKLGYYIDSSNGVLLCGRHPKAYYLWDPVTKKQHKIPRHRVHFEEVCMSLITEDCPVEGFSYKVVRGECVSYAAHSSKVRVEIYSSKTTTWSYSELACNEAVSLTPWTAGRVIKGVVYWHATGGKVAIYDTEDEEKRIDVIKLPKTFNYDEQVLGESSDGCLQYGWSNKSVMEIWKLEKVGEVLEWTIQFKVNFKAMWRLNPVESARFSTRTKETQLLAFFNQNSDSVFIRCDSHICVFDTKTQRVEEVQYQGRGSSFVWDYCKVLPYFQLSWPCSSSSLLEEGNI; encoded by the exons ATGGATCCTGATCCGGGTCTGGATGCGAGTCCGGGTCCTTCTATACATGTCGACATCATGTCACTGCGAGGTAGTCGATGCGTCGTCTTACAAAGCTTTCTTCTCCACACTACGTCTTCCCTCAAG TCTTTTTCAATGTCTTGTTCTGTCAGGGCGAAAACAAGATTGGGAATGGAGTCTAACCCCAGCGTTCACGAGGTTCTCAACACGTTCGACACTCTCTCCGAGATCCTCCTCCTCTTACCACCTGAGGAGACATACAAGCTCATCCTCGTCTCTAAGCGCTGGCTCCAAATCATCTCCAGCCCTTTCTTCCGCCACGCCTACCTCGCCATATGGAAACCAAACTTCCACCTCATCGGCTTCTTCATCTCCAACACCTCCTACGTCGGCAAGAAGCACGTGGAGCGTGTCCGCCGCCCTCGCTCCGAATCCTCCATGCCCTTGCTCTCTACCAGCAGTTTAGGCGACGAGGTGGAAACCTCTGGAGCCCTCAAGAAGCTTGGTTACTACATTGACTCTTCGAACGGTGTGCTTCTCTGTGGACGCCATCCGAAAGCTTACTACTTGTGGGATCCGGTTACAAAGAAGCAGCATAAGATCCCGAGGCATAGGGTTCATTTCGAGGAGGTTTGTATGTCTTTGATCACCGAGGATTGTCCTGTTGAAGGTTTTAGCTACAAGGTGGTCCGTGGGGAGTGTGTATCTTATGCGGCGCATAGTAGTAAGGTGAGAGTGGAGATTTATTCTTCTAAGACCACCACGTGGAGCTACTCTGAGCTGGCTTGCAATGAGGCGGTGTCTCTCACTCCTTGGACTGCAGGGAGAGTGATTAAAGGTGTGGTGTATTGGCACGCCACGGGAGGTAAAGTTGCCATCTATGACACAGAAGATGAGGAGAAAAGGATCGATGTGATAAAGCTTCCCAAGACGTTTAACTACGATGAGCAGGTTCTGGGAGAATCCTCTGACGGGTGTTTGCAATACGGATGGAGTAATAAGTCTGTGATGGAGATATGGAAGCTGGAGAAGGTAGGCGAGGTTCTTGAGTGGACCATTCAGTTTAAGGTGAATTTCAAGGCCATGTGGAGGTTGAACCCGGTGGAGTCTGCGAGGTTCAGCACTAGGACTAAAGAGACGCAGCTGCTTGCGTTCTTCAACCAAAACTCGGACTCGGTTTTCATCAGATGCGACTCGCACATCTGCGTGTTTGACACGAAGACTCAGAGGGTTGAAGAGGTTCAGTACCAAGGACGTGGGTCTTCGTTCGTTTGGGATTACTGCAAAGTCTTGCCTTACTTTCAGCTATCTTGGCCTTGTTCTTCTTCTTCTCTGCTGGAAGAAGGAAACATCTGA
- the LOC106318715 gene encoding F-box protein At5g03970 isoform X4 encodes MSCSVRAKTRLGMESNPSVHEVLNTFDTLSEILLLLPPEETYKLILVSKRWLQIISSPFFRHAYLAIWKPNFHLIGFFISNTSYVGKKHVERVRRPRSESSMPLLSTSSLGDEVETSGALKKLGYYIDSSNGVLLCGRHPKAYYLWDPVTKKQHKIPRHRVHFEEVCMSLITEDCPVEGFSYKVVRGECVSYAAHSSKVRVEIYSSKTTTWSYSELACNEAVSLTPWTAGRVIKGVVYWHATGGKVAIYDTEDEEKRIDVIKLPKTFNYDEQVLGESSDGCLQYGWSNKSVMEIWKLEKVGEVLEWTIQFKVNFKAMWRLNPVESARFSTRTKETQLLAFFNQNSDSVFIRCDSHICVFDTKTQRVEEVQYQGRGSSFVWDYCKVLPYFQLSWPCSSSSLLEEGNI; translated from the coding sequence ATGTCTTGTTCTGTCAGGGCGAAAACAAGATTGGGAATGGAGTCTAACCCCAGCGTTCACGAGGTTCTCAACACGTTCGACACTCTCTCCGAGATCCTCCTCCTCTTACCACCTGAGGAGACATACAAGCTCATCCTCGTCTCTAAGCGCTGGCTCCAAATCATCTCCAGCCCTTTCTTCCGCCACGCCTACCTCGCCATATGGAAACCAAACTTCCACCTCATCGGCTTCTTCATCTCCAACACCTCCTACGTCGGCAAGAAGCACGTGGAGCGTGTCCGCCGCCCTCGCTCCGAATCCTCCATGCCCTTGCTCTCTACCAGCAGTTTAGGCGACGAGGTGGAAACCTCTGGAGCCCTCAAGAAGCTTGGTTACTACATTGACTCTTCGAACGGTGTGCTTCTCTGTGGACGCCATCCGAAAGCTTACTACTTGTGGGATCCGGTTACAAAGAAGCAGCATAAGATCCCGAGGCATAGGGTTCATTTCGAGGAGGTTTGTATGTCTTTGATCACCGAGGATTGTCCTGTTGAAGGTTTTAGCTACAAGGTGGTCCGTGGGGAGTGTGTATCTTATGCGGCGCATAGTAGTAAGGTGAGAGTGGAGATTTATTCTTCTAAGACCACCACGTGGAGCTACTCTGAGCTGGCTTGCAATGAGGCGGTGTCTCTCACTCCTTGGACTGCAGGGAGAGTGATTAAAGGTGTGGTGTATTGGCACGCCACGGGAGGTAAAGTTGCCATCTATGACACAGAAGATGAGGAGAAAAGGATCGATGTGATAAAGCTTCCCAAGACGTTTAACTACGATGAGCAGGTTCTGGGAGAATCCTCTGACGGGTGTTTGCAATACGGATGGAGTAATAAGTCTGTGATGGAGATATGGAAGCTGGAGAAGGTAGGCGAGGTTCTTGAGTGGACCATTCAGTTTAAGGTGAATTTCAAGGCCATGTGGAGGTTGAACCCGGTGGAGTCTGCGAGGTTCAGCACTAGGACTAAAGAGACGCAGCTGCTTGCGTTCTTCAACCAAAACTCGGACTCGGTTTTCATCAGATGCGACTCGCACATCTGCGTGTTTGACACGAAGACTCAGAGGGTTGAAGAGGTTCAGTACCAAGGACGTGGGTCTTCGTTCGTTTGGGATTACTGCAAAGTCTTGCCTTACTTTCAGCTATCTTGGCCTTGTTCTTCTTCTTCTCTGCTGGAAGAAGGAAACATCTGA
- the LOC106313109 gene encoding uncharacterized protein LOC106313109 isoform X2, whose product MSNRRRQNPRNNNNNNSYNNHHHQQRGTTMTQSPKPPLANCKQSVPAWEKDFCAKVGSVPWSKVLEAKRFMHLYERVVQWDDSAGEDAFNKAKSHYWAEINGVSCDLPLPDPDVYIDDVDWDAQVDNELVLDLERGGPDPRTREGEGEGEEHVVILDALFSSGQYSGQGWGTGWGDAEGVNVGKPENSWDDQRCDGWNQDSWGRKEKPVGWDHEDKNNNSFRTESWDYRNRNSFNYKKVGNWNGNYHHHQGREWRKRGAVPREGEQVDDCRWRNGRGRSRGGFQQHSNGWGWTETF is encoded by the exons ATGAGCAATCGGAGAAGACAAAACCCCAGAAACAACAACAACAATAACAGTTATAATAATCATCATCATCAACAACGAGGGACGACGATGACTCAATCGCCAAAGCCGCCTCTTG CTAACTGCAAACAGTCTGTTCCAGCTTGGGAGAAGGACTTCTGCGCTAAGGTTGGTTCAGTACCATGGTCCAAAGTCCTAGAAGCGAAGCGGTTTATGCATCTGTACGAGAGAGTGGTCCAATGGGACGATTCAGCTGGCGAAGACGCATTCAACAAGGCTAAATCTCATTACTGGGCAGAGATAAATGGAGTTTCTTGTGACTTGCCTTTGCCTGATCCTGATGTCTACATTGACGATGTTGATTGGGACGCTCAAGTTGACAATGAGCTGGTTCTTGACCTTGAACGTGGTGGTCCAGACCCGAGAACGAGAGAGGGAGAAGGAGAAGGAGAAGAGCATGTGGTGATTCTTGATGCTTTGTTTTCGTCTGGACAGTATAGTGGACAAGGCTGGGGAACAGGATGGGGTGACGCTGAGGGGGTTAATGTCGGTAAACCGGAGAACTCATGGGATGATCAGCGTTGCGATGGTTGGAATCAGGATTCTTGGGGCAGAAAGGAGAAACCAGTAGGTTGGGATCACGAGGACAAGAACAACAACAGCTTCAGAACAGAATCTTGGGACTATAGGAACAGAAACAGCTTCAACTACAAGAAGGTTGGGAACTGGAACGGTAATTATCATCATCATCAAGGAAGAGAGTGGAGAAAGAGAGGAGCAGTGCCACGTGAAGGAGAGCAGGTGGATGATTGTCGATGGAGAAATGGGAGAGGGAGAAGCAGAGGTGGGTTTCAGCAAC
- the LOC106313109 gene encoding uncharacterized protein LOC106313109 isoform X1, translating to MSNRRRQNPRNNNNNNSYNNHHHQQRGTTMTQSPKPPLANCKQSVPAWEKDFCAKVGSVPWSKVLEAKRFMHLYERVVQWDDSAGEDAFNKAKSHYWAEINGVSCDLPLPDPDVYIDDVDWDAQVDNELVLDLERGGPDPRTREGEGEGEEHVVILDALFSSGQYSGQGWGTGWGDAEGVNVGKPENSWDDQRCDGWNQDSWGRKEKPVGWDHEDKNNNSFRTESWDYRNRNSFNYKKVGNWNGNYHHHQGREWRKRGAVPREGEQVDDCRWRNGRGRSRGGFQQHSNGWGWTETF from the exons ATGAGCAATCGGAGAAGACAAAACCCCAGAAACAACAACAACAATAACAGTTATAATAATCATCATCATCAACAACGAGGGACGACGATGACTCAATCGCCAAAGCCGCCTCTTG CTAACTGCAAACAGTCTGTTCCAGCTTGGGAGAAGGACTTCTGCGCTAAGGTTGGTTCAGTACCATGGTCCAAAGTCCTAGAAGCGAAGCGGTTTATGCATCTGTACGAGAGAGTGGTCCAATGGGACGATTCAGCTGGCGAAGACGCATTCAACAAGGCTAAATCTCATTACTGGGCAGAGATAAATGGAGTTTCTTGTGACTTGCCTTTGCCTGATCCTGATGTCTACATTGACGATGTTGATTGGGACGCTCAAGTTGACAATGAGCTGGTTCTTGACCTTGAACGTGGTGGTCCAGACCCGAGAACGAGAGAGGGAGAAGGAGAAGGAGAAGAGCATGTGGTGATTCTTGATGCTTTGTTTTCGTCTGGACAGTATAGTGGACAAGGCTGGGGAACAGGATGGGGTGACGCTGAGGGGGTTAATGTCGGTAAACCGGAGAACTCATGGGATGATCAGCGTTGCGATGGTTGGAATCAGGATTCTTGGGGCAGAAAGGAGAAACCAGTAGGTTGGGATCACGAGGACAAGAACAACAACAGCTTCAGAACAGAATCTTGGGACTATAGGAACAGAAACAGCTTCAACTACAAGAAGGTTGGGAACTGGAACGGTAATTATCATCATCATCAAGGAAGAGAGTGGAGAAAGAGAGGAGCAGTGCCACGTGAAGGAGAGCAGGTGGATGATTGTCGATGGAGAAATGGGAGAGGGAGAAGCAGAGGTGGGTTTCAGCAAC ATTCCAATGGTTGGGGGTGGACTGAAACCTTCTGA